Genomic DNA from Oncorhynchus clarkii lewisi isolate Uvic-CL-2024 chromosome 5, UVic_Ocla_1.0, whole genome shotgun sequence:
AATCCAAAGTAAATCAAGAAAAGGGAATTGTTTTGTGTGACATTCAAAAACGATGTATTATAATTTGGAATTTAACTTCAGATGCACGGGCTACTTCCACTTTCCTTTTGCCTATGTTGACGGAATAATGTTCTATGACATTACTTTTGAGACTAGGGAAGATTCATATAGAGCCTAGTCTATATTTTATGATAATACAGAATACTTTGTAAACACCATTGACAAGTGGTTAATTAAATGCGTATTTGAAACGCTGCTTTGTTTGAGCATTCACattgggtgcatctcaatagataAAAGTGGGTTCCTCTGCTCGTCCCTCTCCATTCGCCTGTAGTCTAGTGATTTCAAAGAACATGACAAACAGGTAAGATTAAATTCCACATGCTATGTCGGGATTTATTTTACAGTTTAGTTTTCAGATATTGCGCAGATGAgacggagagaggaagacagtatACTTTGAGACATACCCCAGCATATCCTTGCCTAGCTGGAGGTCGTTGACACATTTTATTGCACCTACAGGATAACAATTTAACATACACCTCTGAAATATGAATAGGCCTATCATAAGATTTACTTACTGTAAATCAAAAGACAACATATTGTAAAATAGATATTCATTTGAGTTTTCAGAACAACACGGTTCAATCAAATGTGGAATTGATTTGACAAATACATTATATTTGAAAGGGTATCATATTTTGTTGAATAAAAACATCCATGAATACCACCCCATGCATTATTTTGCTGTAGCCAAcaattacaaaaaaaatatacattcctTGACAGCTGCTTGGTTTACAGTTCTTCCTTTTTAGAGTGCTACATTTCAGCCTTGACCtcagggtgaagttgcccctataAATGCTGATCTGGGGCCAgtttaatggttaaggttaggattgggggagggggaactgatcctagatctgtacctaggggaaacttcaccctgtAGTGAAACACATTCTACCTCTTCCTCTGGCTAAAAAAGAGAATCTCTAGGGATTTTTGTTtcatattttatattatatttgtTAGATATTCTGTTGGGTTTATCAACATTAAATCAACACCAGCACTTTGACAGAACTGTAggaaaatatttgtatttaattcACGTGCCATCTCTCTCAGCCTGACAAGAACAGTCGGCTGCGTCAGGCTCAGGAAGAGGCGGAGGAGGTGAAGGTCATCATGATGGACAACATGGAGAAGACCGAGGAACGCAAGGCGAAACTGCAGGACCTTGACAAAAGGGCTGAGGAACTGAAGTTAAAAGTGAGACTGGGATtgctttttaattattattatttatacacacacacacacacacacacacaccatttttaTTCTGATCTGATCCAATTCAGATGCATCACTTTTTAATATAAAAGCTGTTCAGACCTCACTCTGGCCAAGCCTTCCACAACCGGAGGTCCTTTTTGGTGTTCAAGATAGACAGTGGTGTTTTATCAGAACGGTGAATTGACTTTAGTGCTTGATTGGTTTGTTTGTTTAGAGCAAGTCCTTCCACAAGACCTCAATGAAGGTGAAGGAGCAGAAGAAATGTGACAACATCAAGGCCAAATGGAAGCTCATTGCTGTTGTTGCAGCCTCTGCCATAATTGTCATTCTAGTAGCTACCTTCATGTTGGTCAACAGATCAAGCCCTGAAAACACACATGATATAGGCAGTATCCTAATGAACGAAGGAGGCATTACACCAACAACCATTGGGCCTGGGAAGTAGGCTATAGCCTAGAATCAATAGGGCTGAAGAGGAAACAAATAGTGGGCACTACTTGAAGGATACTAATATCGGTCAAAAGTATTTTCTAGCATCTGTTGTTGATACTTTACTTGTCCTTGTACACCCATTGGAGACTACCACAGATCCATCAGGGAAGATAAATAACTTATTAGGTGCATAACTTGTTAAAGAACTGCATTATTCAGAATCTTGTTGGGATTACCAATTATCTGTAAAATATTACATCTGATAATATTGAAATCAGAAAAGGTAAGACATTAGGGGTGATGAGATAGATTTGATCTATTTCCTTTCAACAGCATTTATAATGCATTACTGTACATCTTGGGATACATAACTAAGGTTAACCTGAACATAAAATAGttgtattttgtagtttatttgaaAATACCATCTTTTCAAATACTCGTGGCAATAATTTCCTTTGATATTCAAATATAGGTCTCAGAAAAAAATTATGTATTTTGAATACTTCTTTCAGAAAATACTGCAGAGAAATAGCTATTTTTTGAAGAAAAATATTTTATGGTTGCCAAATATTTTATGAAAAACCAAAAACTACAACAGTTGCGTTGAAATATAATGACCATAAGCACATGGTTTGGAGGGCTCCTAGATATGAATCTTAATATAGCCTAGAATTAAATAAATGAAGGACATGGAATCCCCTCAACATTAGAGTAGACCACTTTTGCAGCTTAAAAATGACCAACAAATATACAGTATTTTCATAATGATTGAGACAAGGTAATACAGTAACACTTGACAtcaagttcttatacatgtgtagtaATTTTGTGACAATAGCGACATTGTTGTTACATAGGACCTTGGAAATTGCTTTATAATTGCACAATGGAGTTATTACACAAGTGGAATAAGGACAGTCATTATTCCTTGTGTACATGAGTTAAAAATGCAGCTGATTGCTATGCAATTAAAATGCAATTACCAATTATGTAACATGCTAATAAAATGTTTAAGTTTTATTACACAGGCACAAGAACAGTTGTTAAGTGGAATGCTAATGGTTACAAAATATGGCTATTAAGTTTTAAAAGGAAACTAAATATCTCAAAACTTAAATAACTATAGCCAAAATCATGTTAGTTTGTATTCTGAGTAAACTGTCTCTTTAAATATGTTATAGTGTGTGTTTGAAACAACACTTACCCACAGATGGACAAAGAGTTAAGTTGTTTTTGCTAAGCATCCAACTTGCTGTTTGCAGATGGCTTTGAATTTCTCTGCAGTAATTTCAGGTGTCATAAAATTAATTGCAACTTTCTACCTTTTCAGTGGCATGTTGAGTCAGTCGAACGTCAACTGATTTATACTTATCTTTACAAAATATCATTGGTTTGACTTGATTATGTACTCCTATGGCAATGGACATTCACAGAATGTTCAGATATAAATGTGTTGTGTATATCAAATATGACTGTCAAATAGAATGGTATAGTATAGGAGATTGTGTGCGAGCACTATTAATTATTTATATCTTCAACATGCAGTTGCAGATAAAGTTTGTTAGTTGAAGGCAGACAATCCAATAGTTTCTTAAAAAGTAGCCACTTCCTGAGATCGGTATTGAAATATAAAAACAAGGTACTTGCTTTATCAGTTGCGTATTGAAATGGTTTTAGAAAATAGTCATTTTTTGGGATCTGTATTCAAATACTTTGTCACCTCCAAAGTAACTATTTGTTCCCCCTTAAATGGTTACCTTCCACAAAGCATAGTTAAAACTAAAGTTCTCAGATCTGAACCTGAATAACCTCACATTTTCAATGACACCATTCATTTCCCAAAGATATATCCAGACaaaaatgtgtttatattttaCTGAAGGTACACCACCATTTACTCTGTCATCCTTGAAGGACTAGTTGATAGACATCACGTGTTGACAAAACAAGGCATTCCATTGTCAAGATCAGGATTTAACTGACAATATaattcaatttttagaaatgagTGTAACGTCCCTCAATGCTGAACAACTGATTGAGTCACATTAAATAGGCAATAGCCAAAATGCCCTTGCTTGCTAAATAACTGACGTTTGTAGTGTAAACACAATGGGATTATGTTTTTGACAATGACACCTGTTCAACCCTTTTATAAACAGTCAACAGGAACTCCCCAATAGCCAGCTGTGTCTAGTTCATTGACCAGTTGAATGGACATTGAgtcaaaaatatgttttgttatcTTGCAATTGcattattgatttattttatcCAGTAAATTAGATTTGTTTTTAAAGTACATTAACCCTGATTGCTCATTATTTCAACACGATTGGCTGGCAATTACCAATAGGCTATTTTGTCTAAGTGATTTGAATGTATCAACCTTACTGCATTCCAAAGGGGAAATAATCTCCTTTCCCTCATCACAACTCTGCCAGATGGTTTAGAATGTTTAAATTCCCTTAATACATACTTTGACTCTCCCCTTTCAACCTATCCAatcatttggaaaaagtcaaggacaAACTAAATATAACGTTTTTTTAATGGAATTCAGCCAGAATTACATGGCATTGGTTTTGCATGCCAGTTTACCCCGATGAAGGGATTTTGCACTTGATTCAAAAACCTGCATCTCCAGGAGTGACATCGAAAGACAACTGTTCCACCCAATGAGATGTAGTAACCGTAAATGGCTGAACGGGGTGCTCGTTTGAAGAAACTGTGCATCCAGGGGCGTCATTTCAGCAAAACAATTaagctcatttactgcatttctacacaatttaaaaactaaaacaaagacattatCACCTTGTTTCTGTAGTTTCATTCACATCAATAGGAGACTTGCCTAAGCATCAGTGTAATGGGTGCATGTCCGTGGCAGTGAAGTCAGAGGCGCAGGAAAACAAACTTGGTATAAAACGGCGTCGTTTAATAAGTGCTAATAAAACTCAAAAAACCAAAATAataagtgggtacaaaacccgtcacaCATCGACACATGACTTGCACATAACATACAATAATACAtatccgacaaggacatgaggggggaacagagggttaaatacacatgtaattgatgggattggaaccaggtgtgaaggaagacaagacaaaaccaatggaaaatggatCAGTGACGgcagaaggtcggtgacgtcgacagccgaacaccgcctgaacaaggagagggaccgacttcggtggaagtcgtgaaaATCAGACAGTTACCATATAATATTCATTCTGAAATAAGTATGCCTAAAATAGAAGAAAGTCTCTACAAGCCAGAATGGCGAATAAAATGATATTTACAAGTACTTTACCGGTTGTCTGTGCCTTTGATCCTTTTGACGGTAGGAGGTGGAAATAGGGTATCCACAGTAAAGTGTTTCCCCGACTTTTTAGTAAATTCTGTCTCTTGTATTTTCAATCTCCCAAGTCATTGCAGGTGATGCACAATATGTTAACAGTAGCATAATGTAAAGGAATGTAATCAGCTAGAAGTGTTTGAAATCTACCTGCTGATTGCATGGGCCAACTTTCAGTCTGTAGTTCGGTAGGCTCAGCCATATTGTGCAAGTGTTTGTCACAGTGCGAATTGCAAACCAATAAACAGACCAGCGTACTGAAGGTCGGGTTGATAACACTTccctgtggatattttgtctccGAAATGGGGACAAATCAGCTGACAACATGTAAAGTGAATTGAAATTAAACATTCTGACTGTTCGACAATGCTGCGCTATATGTTGGAGAGGTGAGTAAGTATTTCAGGGTTCTAAAATAGGCTAATAGGTGACTTAATATTCCACACACTCATGACATTAAATAATTAACTAGTTTAGCACCGGGATTAAAACGGTTTGATTTGACTAAACTAGCAGTTACCCTACCTACTCAAAGCCATCTACTTCAGCCATTTTACCTCTGCACTGCTTGGAGAAAAAGTCATGCTGTTTCGATAAGATATCCATAAAGCCAGTCCGCCCGCCGGCATACAAACAGCCTTCCCTCCCGCTCCCAGGCATCTACATGGTCCTAAAGTCAGTCCTTTTATATCGCTAAACTGCATTTGCCTTCGGGATTGGAATTATTTTataataaacgcaacatgcaacaattaacggttctgagttacagttcatataaggaaatcaatcaattgaaatgaattcattagccctaatctatggattttatatGACTGGGcacaggcccagccaatcaaaattCATTTTTCTCTACAAAAAGAGATAaataatattctacaatgtagaaaatagtaaacaataaagaaaaatccttgttccaaacttcttccatttcagaatgatggaggccactgtgttcttggggaccttcaatgctgcaaaaaatgCTTTGataccttccccagatctgtgcctcgacacaatcctgtcttggagctctaccgAAAATTCATATGACCTCATGGCTTCGTTTTggccctgacatgcactgtcaactgtagacaggtgtgtgcatttccaaaacatgttcaatcaattacatttaccacaggtggacaccaagttgtagaaacatgtcaaggatgatcaatggaaacaggatgcacctgagctcaatttcgagtctcataagcaaaaatgtctgaatacttacgcaaattaggtatttctgtttgtttttttatacactaccgttcaaaagtttggggtcacttagaaatgtccttgtttttgaaagaaaagcacattttgtccattaaaataacatcacatttATCAgatttaatgttgtaaattactattgtagctgcaAACGGGATGATTTTTAATGTAATATCTACAGTGCATttaccaaattatattttgaaagagggagCAAAATATTTTAAGCATATGTTTTCTTTTCGGTCTCCTTAATTTCTCCTATATTTCTTTTCAGTCTCCTTTATTTCTACTGAATGTAATTCAGGATTTCTTtcctagtaataataataataagggaAATGTAATAAATGTACAGAAAGACCAGTGTGAAGGCCAACTTACAGAAGAGGAACTTTTTGAGGCAATTGAATATTTTCAGTCTTTAAAAACACTAGGACTTGATGGTATACCAGTAGAGTTATATCATACCTTTTTTTGATGTACTCAAAgatccattattagcatgttttaattaCTCCTTTAAAAATGGTAGACTTTCAGGTACTCAACAataaggtctgatttcattactactaaaacaGAATCCAGGTGGTaagtataaagatccagtccattaaaaaaactggaggcctctaacacttcaatgttgtgatttGAAAATCCTGGCGAAATGCATAGCATGTAGAATAAAAAAGGTTTTACCAGATATTGTTCAttcattggagataatatacgacaattACTTGAAACAATTGAACATTGTGAAGCATCAAAGATACCATGCCTGGTCTTCATAGCAGATTTTGAGAAGGTGTTTGATAAAGTATGACTAGAATTTATATTTAAATGCTTGGATTACTTTAATTTCGgtgaatctcttatacaatggcTTAAAGTTATGTACAGCAACCTCAGATGTAATATTGTAAATAATGGTTACTTttcagaaagtattgagcttttaagaggagtaaaacaaggctgtccATTGTCTctatatctatttattatggacattgaaatgctagctattaaaattagatccaacaggaacatcaaggggttagaaatacaggggataaaaacaaaagtgtcaatgtatgctgatgactctggatccctgcacagtctcattgaagatattgatcacttttctagcctctctggactaaaacctaattatgacatattacgtattggattgTTAAAAAACACAGTGTTTACACTACCTTGTAGTTTACTAATAAAATGGGCAGATTGTGAAGTAGACAACTTGGTATTCACATCTCAAATCATATAAATGAAGTTACCACAATCAATTTCAATAGAAAGtttgcaaaaatagataagattctgcaaccatggagaggtcaATACATGTCTATTTATGGAGAAATCACATTGATTAACTCTTTGATCGTATCACAGTTTACTTACTTACTAATGGCACGCCTACTCCAGAGGACTCGTTTTTTTttatcatatgagcaaaaaatcatttgttttatttggAATGCTAAAATTAAATGTGCCTATTTATATTGTGAATATGAGTTTGTGGGGataaaattattaaatattaaagctttaaacctctcactaaaagTATCACTCATACATCAATTATATttaaacccaaaatggttctccagtagattatTCAGAAAGGGTCATCCATTGTTCaaaaatggcctttttgcctttatacagattacaacttctcatttccaactaattgaaaatgaaatttTGTTGAAAGTATCTTccttttttaaacaagccatataaagctggttacaatttcagttttatcctccaGAAATGATagaacaaacattacaacaaatgttatggttaaactcaaatatactgattaataAAAAAACATTCTTTATGGATTTATTTTTATTGTATTATATTTATTAATGATATTATGAATACAATCGGTGAAGTTATGTCAAATGTGCAGCTATCGAAAATATATGGGAACGTTTGCTCAATCCAAATTTATAACCAACTGATTGGAGCATTAACACAATAATGGAGGAGGCAAGTGAAAAAAGGAGAAGGTGGGGAATTTATTTGCCTGTCATATATTAACGatacaaattggctgaaaggTATTGGCATAAATAGAAATACATCTACCAGTTTTATTTGAGGACAGAAATGTTGACAGCTGcgccatacaggttgcaaaataaatgaGAAGATATTTTTGAtataccgattccatggcacatggttaatGAACTGGTCCAAAAAACAACACTTGATTCAAATCACAACATTAATTTAAAATGTaccttacaaatagcagtgttgggtgatttggaaagccatagtcagtcaataaataatataattataCTTGTAGGGAAGTTTTTCATCTTTAGCTCTCAATCTGTGGATACTATACGATTAGAAAggttaaaaatgtatgtaaaacatcacagcacaattgaaaaatatatggcacatggaaaccaaacgagggtggtctatggtgataggtgggatgggctgagagtggctgaggggtgggattaaagagtttctgtaatgtattattgttatatgattgctttatataaaagtaccatgaatgtaaaatgtgtatacaaaatg
This window encodes:
- the LOC139408549 gene encoding vesicle-associated membrane protein 5-like yields the protein MPDKNSRLRQAQEEAEEVKVIMMDNMEKTEERKAKLQDLDKRAEELKLKSKSFHKTSMKVKEQKKCDNIKAKWKLIAVVAASAIIVILVATFMLVNRSSPENTHDIGSILMNEGGITPTTIGPGK